From the Labrys wisconsinensis genome, the window CGAGCGCGTTGTCCTGGCGCAGCTGCACGATGGCGTGGGGCTTGACCGTGGGGTCGCGCGGATTGGTGAGGCCAACAGGCTTCATCGGCCCGAATCGCAGGGTCTCCCTGCCGCGTTCGGCCATCACCTCGATCGGCAGGCAGCCGTCGAAATAGGGCGTGCCCTCCCATTCCTTGAAGGCGGTCTTCTCCCCGGCGAGCAGGGCGTCGAGGAAGGCGTCGTATTGCTCGCGCGTCATCGGGCAATTGATGTAGTCGGCGCCGCTGCCGCCCGGCCCCGGCTTGTCATAGCGCGACTGGAACCAGGCGATCTCCATGTCGATCGAATCGCGGTGCACGATCGGCGCAATGGCGTCGAAGAAGGCGAGCGAGCTTTCGCCGGTGAGCGCGGTGATGGCTTCGGCAAGGGCGGGCGAGGTGAGGGGGCCGGTGGCGAGGATGACGCTGTCCCACGCCGCCGGCGGCAGCCCGGCAATCTCCTCGCGCCGGATCTCGACCAGCGGCTCGTCCGCGAGGCGCGCGGTCACGGCACCGGCGAAGCCGTCGCGGTCGACCGCCAGCGCGCCGCCGGCCGGCACCTGGTGCGCGTCTCCGCACGCCATGATCAGCGACCCGAGGCGGCGCATCTCCTCGTGCAGCAGGCCGACGGCATTGGTCTGCGCATCGTCGGATCGGAAGGAGTTGGAGCAGACGAGCTCGGCGAAATCGCCGGTCTTGTGCGCCTCGGTGCCGCGCACCGGGCGCATCTCGTGCA encodes:
- the trmFO gene encoding methylenetetrahydrofolate--tRNA-(uracil(54)-C(5))-methyltransferase (FADH(2)-oxidizing) TrmFO, producing MRLSPVHVVGAGLAGSEAAWQIARAGVPVVLHEMRPVRGTEAHKTGDFAELVCSNSFRSDDAQTNAVGLLHEEMRRLGSLIMACGDAHQVPAGGALAVDRDGFAGAVTARLADEPLVEIRREEIAGLPPAAWDSVILATGPLTSPALAEAITALTGESSLAFFDAIAPIVHRDSIDMEIAWFQSRYDKPGPGGSGADYINCPMTREQYDAFLDALLAGEKTAFKEWEGTPYFDGCLPIEVMAERGRETLRFGPMKPVGLTNPRDPTVKPHAIVQLRQDNALGTLYNMVGFQTKLRHAEQARILRMIPGLEGAEFARLGGLHRNTYLNSPLLLDATLRLKAQPRLRFAGQITGCEGYVESAAVGLMAGRFAAAERLGALPAPPPATTGMGALLGHITGGHIVTLDAGPRSFQPMNVNFGLFPPLDVVPKAEDGRRLRGAEKTAAKKRALTRRALTDLAAWMDGTGRAATE